From a region of the Actinomycetota bacterium genome:
- the rplM gene encoding 50S ribosomal protein L13 has product MKTYHAKPGEVQREWLLIDATDLVLGRLASEIAKILKGKNKPQYTPHVDTGDFVVVINADKIRLTGNKMADKTYYRHSGYPGALKAVPVARMLEKHPERVLERAVKGMLPKNTLGRAMGRKLKVYAGPEHPHEAQKPRQITVEA; this is encoded by the coding sequence GTGAAGACCTACCACGCCAAGCCCGGCGAGGTGCAGCGCGAATGGCTGCTGATCGATGCGACCGACCTGGTCCTCGGCCGGCTCGCCTCGGAGATCGCCAAGATCCTCAAGGGCAAGAACAAGCCGCAGTACACGCCGCACGTTGACACGGGCGACTTCGTCGTCGTCATCAACGCCGACAAGATCCGCCTGACCGGCAACAAGATGGCGGACAAGACCTACTACCGCCACTCCGGGTACCCGGGCGCGCTCAAGGCCGTCCCGGTCGCCCGCATGCTCGAGAAGCACCCCGAGCGCGTGCTCGAGCGCGCCGTGAAGGGCATGCTCCCGAAGAACACCCTCGGCCGGGCCATGGGCCGCAAGCTCAAGGTCTACGCCGGTCCGGAACATCCGCACGAGGCGCAGAAGCCGCGCCAGATCACCGTGGAGGCCTAG
- the rpsI gene encoding 30S ribosomal protein S9, whose protein sequence is MAEKAAVYWGTGRRKTAVARVRLTPGTGQFTVNGKTFEDYLGRVTLQGFVETPFKVTETLGRFDVIARIHGGGTAAQAGALRHGIARAMLEAGDDYRGELKRAGLLRRDPRMVERKKYGLKKARKRPQFSKR, encoded by the coding sequence ATGGCTGAGAAGGCAGCAGTCTACTGGGGCACCGGCCGCCGCAAGACCGCGGTCGCCCGCGTGCGCCTGACCCCCGGCACCGGCCAGTTCACCGTCAACGGCAAGACGTTCGAAGACTACTTAGGGCGCGTGACGCTGCAGGGCTTCGTCGAGACGCCGTTCAAGGTCACCGAGACGCTCGGCCGTTTCGATGTCATCGCCCGTATCCACGGCGGCGGCACCGCCGCGCAGGCGGGCGCGCTGCGCCACGGCATCGCCCGCGCGATGCTCGAGGCCGGCGACGACTACCGCGGCGAGCTCAAGCGGGCCGGCCTCCTGCGCCGCGATCCCCGCATGGTCGAGCGCAAGAAGTACGGCCTCAAGAAGGCCCGCAAGCGCCCGCAGTTCTCGAAGCGCTAG